The following is a genomic window from Bacteroidales bacterium.
CCGTATTGACTTCGGAAACCATAACGTGCTTTCAGAAGATACTGCAGACAGACTGATTACCAGACTTGAAAAAGCTGTTAAGGAAGTAGATATTATTATTATCAATCAACAGGTACTTTCCGGAATTCATACTCCATATTTCAGGAAGAAGCTGGTTGAAGCAGTCAGCCATTTTCCCGACAGAATATTTATTGCCGACAGCAGAAATTATAACGATTTATATACGGGTACATATCGCAAAATGAATGATACCGAAGCTCTTCTGCAATGCGGAGTTAAGAAAGGACCTGACGAAACCATCCCATATTCTGAGACCCTGAATGCGGCTAAAACACTTTTCGACAGATATGAAAAACCTCTCTTTATTACAAGAGGAAGCAGAGGATCGCTTGTGGTTAATGAAAAAGGGATAACTCAGATTCCCGGACTGATGATAATCTCAAAAGTTGACACCGTAGGTGCCGGAGACAGCTTTCTTGCAGGTGCTGCTGCAACCCTGGCCGCTGATTACAAAATGGATACAGCTGCTGAAATAGGATCATATGTTGCAGGGGTAACTGTGCAGAAACTGTTTCAGACCGGAACTGCTACACCTGATGAAGTTATGGCAATCGGTAATGACCCTGATTATATATATGAACCTGAACTGGCAGAGGACATAAGGCAGGCGAATTTATTGAAAGACTCTGAATTTGAGATCATTAACTCCTGGCCAAAAAACCTTAATATCAGGCATGTAATTTTTGACCACGACGGAACTATCTCAACACTGAGGGAAGGTTGGGAGAAGATCATGGCACCAATGATGATCAAAGCTATCCTTGGTAATCAATTCCTTAATGCAGAAAAATCACTTTATACCAAAGTTGAATCAAGAGTAACTGAACTTATTGACAAAACAACAGGCATTCAGACACTTATGCAAATGAAACTCCTGACAGATGTGATAAGGGAGTTCGGATGCGTGCCTGAGGATCAGATACTTAATGAATATGGCTATAAAGAGATTTATAATAAAGAGATCCTCCAACTTGTAAAAGAACGTGAAGGTAAACTGATGCGATCAGAGCTTTTGGTAGAAGATTTCACAATGAAAAATATAGTCCCATTTCTTACAAGGCTTCACGCTGCCGGCATAAAACTATATCTCGCCAGCGGTACAGATGCAGAAGATGTAAGAGAAGAAGCTGCAGCTCTTGGTTATGCACATCTGTTTGAAGACAGGATCTTCGGGGCTGTTGGTGACCTGAACAAGGAAGCAAAGAAAATAGTCCTCGAAAATATACTGGACCTTATAGGAGAATCAGCCAGGGGCGAAATTGCCACGTTTGGTGACGGACCGGTGGAGATCAGAGAGACACGCAAAAGAGGCGGAATTACGATTGGTGTTGCAAGTGACGAAAAGAAACGTTTTGGACTCAATGCTGTGAAACGCACCAGGCTTATTAAAGCAGGTGCTGATATTATCATTCCTGATTTTACTCAATCAGAGAAATTGCTTAAGCTGCTTAATATCATATAAATGACATATTCAAAACTCAACAGGGATCTGCTTCATTTCAGGAAACTTACTGAACGTAAAAACAGGATCAGTATCGAAAATGACCATATTCCGGTCACTCAGAAACCCTTAAACCTTTCCGGTTCTGATAAAAACCTTATTAAAAAGAGTATTGAAAGGATCAAAGCTGCAAGAGCAAATAATAAACCCGTGATGCTCACATTCGGGGCCCATACTATCAAAAATGGAATGGCTCCGGTACTGAACGCCCTGATTAAGGAAGGATGGGTAACCCATCTGGCAACCAATGGCGCCGGAATAATACACGACTGGGAGTTTGCATATCATGGCAAATCAAGCGAGGATGTACGGGAGAATATTGAAAAGGGAGAATTTGGAATATGGTATGAAACAGGATTCTATATAAATCTCGCACTTATTACCGGAGCCTTCCAGGGATTAGGTTACGGGGAATCAGTGGGGAAGATGATTTCGCAGGAAGGTTTGCTGATTCCGGATGTGGAAAGCCTTAAAAAAGAGGCGATAGAAAATATTGACAAAGATCCCGATAAATCTGCAGCAGTCATTGATCTGACAGGCGTAATTCAAAAATTTAACCTGAAGCCCGGCTTCATGATGATCCCTCATCCATTCAAAAAATATTCTGTCCAGGCATGTGCCTATGAAGAAAAAGTACCATTCACAGGACATCCGATGTTCGGACAGGATATAATTTATACTCATCCCATGAATAACGGTGCTGCAATAGGAAGAACTGCATCTGCAGACTTCCTCTGCTTTGCCGAAAGCGTCAGCAGAATTGACGGTGGAGTTTATCTTTCACTTGGTTCAGCTGTTATGTCACCTATGATATTTGAGAAGTCTCTTTCGATGGCTCAGAACATTGAAATTCAGCATAAAAGACATATTGATCACCATTTTATTCTTGTTGTGGATTTAGCAGAATCAAACTGGGACTGGCATAAAAACGGGGAACCGCCAGTCGATAACCCTGCCTATTATCTCAGATACTGTAAAACATTTCATCGCATGGGCGGCGAGATGCATTACCTCACGGCAGATAACAGGGATTTTCTACTTGAGCTTTACCAGGGACTTACTTCAGCCAGATTATAACCAGAAGGGTAATGACAGAGAATACCAGAAGATGTAATCTCCAGTCTTTTAATCCTTCGAAACGGGCAATCCTGGCAGAATAATCTATCGTTGTCTTTTCAAGCTTTTCCGCAGATGTCTTTTCCGTAAATGCTGAAACTGCAAAAAGGACAATAGTTATAAAGATCTCTGCCCATAATCCTCTGTACCCAAAATTGAGTGTAAGCTTATGATGCAGAAAAGGGAATATTGCTTTCCCGGCTTCAGGTCCGATTAACTGATCTACAACGAATATCGTCGCTATTATGACCCCAACAATAACAGAGACTGTTGCGGCTTTAAGGGTTACCTTTTTACTTATTATTCCAAACAGAATTGCAGGAAAGATTGGTATAACAAGGTAAGCAGAGATGGTTTGCAGGTATTTATACAGTCCTTCTTCGTTCTTATAAACCATATAAGCAGCTCCTATGCCCAGTATCGTAATAGCAATGATTGCAATACGGCCAAACTGCACCTGTTTCTTTTCAGGAAAGTCCGGACGGAACTCAACAATAAAATCGCGTACAACAAGAGTTGAGACTGAGTTCAGTACTCCTATCAATGAAGTTATAAGTGCAGCAAGCAATGAAGCCATAATCAACCCTTTCAATCCTGCAGGAAGAAGTCTGTCGAGCAGCAATACAAAGGTTTGTTTTGTTGCATCACCCTGTAATTCACCAGGATACAAAGCGAAAGCTATTACTCCGGGAAGCGCAAATATAAACACAGGCAATAACTTCAGAAGGACTGCAAACATGCTTCCCCACCTGGCATTCTTAAGATCAGGAGCAGCAAGAACACGCTGGACATTTACCTGATCCATGCCCCAGTAGAACACCCCTGCATAAAAAGCTGTCGCGAGAATCCCCCAAAAAGGATATGCAGGATCATCATAAGGCTTAGCTACCGACATCATCTGAGGCACTTTATCCATTAGTCCGCTGAATCCTCCGACTTTATCAAGTCCGATAAACAGCATAATAGTAGCACCACCAATCATAATGATGGTCTGGATAGCATCAGTATAGGCTACTGCTGTAAAGCCGCCTATTATCGTGAAAACTGCAACTATTAGTCCTATATAAAGTATTGTTGTCATGATGTTCCATCCAAGAATGCTGTTCAGCACCAGTGCCCCTGCGAAAAGGGTGAAAGCCAGTTTTGTCATAATACTGATTACCAGCATCAGTCCTGAAAAGAATGTGCGCGCCCTTCTGTTATATCTGATCTCAAGAAATTCCGGAATCGTGAAGATCTTGTTTTTCATGTAATATGGAAAAAGAATGGCACAGGCGATACCGAGTGTTATTGGAGTAGTGAGTTCAACAAATCCTGCAGAAAGACCATAACGGTATGAATCGCCTGATAAGCCTACGAGGTGCTCAGCTCCGATATTAGTAGCAAAAAGAGAAGCCCCGATTATCGGCCACTTTATCGATCTGCCTCCCAGGAAAAAACTTGAACTGTCCCTGCCGGCTTTCTTGCGCCATGCCATATACATACCATAGGAAAGGCTGCCGATCATTACTACAGACAGCACGAACCAGTCAAGAAATGTAAGGGATAAGTTCATTAGTGTTTATGATTTAACTTTAACTCACTCCAAACTCTAGTTCACTCTAAACTCTTTATCAATAGTTCCAATCTCCGGATACTCTGCACCATTGCCCTGACAGTATGATAATTGATTTTCCATGAGTGCCCCATATGTGTCCAGATTGGTTCACCCCGGCGCGTCAGTAACGGGAACCATTCCCCTACTCCTTTGTTTACAAATTTGTCCATCACAAAACGATGAACGTTTTTATATGCCTCCCAGTAGTTATCATTTTTAGTGATTATACATGCATCAAGAAGACCGATAAGTACCTCTGCCTGCTGCCAGAATTCTTTTTCACGGTCGTATACTCCGCCTGAATGCGGACCCTCAACATATACTCCGCCGAATTCAGTATCTATGCCATTATCAACAGTATGATCATAGATTATCTTAAACGTTTCATTGTATTCTTTATAATCTTTTTTCAGTACATCGAGTGCATGAAGCAGAAGCCAGGCAAATTCGGCATTATGACCATAGCAGGTGTTATCTGTCTCATTTGTTTTATGACCCTCTGCTGAAAACCTGTCCCATCCCCAGATTATGTCGAATTTGATCTGTGGTGCTATGGACCAGTCCTTAAAGAACTGAGGTATACCAGTCTTGTAGACCGGATGAATGATGCGATATAAAAGTATATCAATAACTTCCAGCAGCTTACGGCGATGAACATCGAGTCCGGTGCACTCGTACAGAGCTGTGAATGCTTCCATCAGGTGCATATGCACATCTAGTGTCTT
Proteins encoded in this region:
- a CDS encoding carbohydrate kinase, with translation MKSETLSEILKKIKSVKIAVVGDFCLDAYWFVDESKSEISIETGQATRPVSIQKYSPGGAGNVTNNLAALGIKDIRAFGVIGKDPFGPEMVKVMKNAGINTNNLLIQDENWATHVYIKPYVGDKEQSRIDFGNHNVLSEDTADRLITRLEKAVKEVDIIIINQQVLSGIHTPYFRKKLVEAVSHFPDRIFIADSRNYNDLYTGTYRKMNDTEALLQCGVKKGPDETIPYSETLNAAKTLFDRYEKPLFITRGSRGSLVVNEKGITQIPGLMIISKVDTVGAGDSFLAGAAATLAADYKMDTAAEIGSYVAGVTVQKLFQTGTATPDEVMAIGNDPDYIYEPELAEDIRQANLLKDSEFEIINSWPKNLNIRHVIFDHDGTISTLREGWEKIMAPMMIKAILGNQFLNAEKSLYTKVESRVTELIDKTTGIQTLMQMKLLTDVIREFGCVPEDQILNEYGYKEIYNKEILQLVKEREGKLMRSELLVEDFTMKNIVPFLTRLHAAGIKLYLASGTDAEDVREEAAALGYAHLFEDRIFGAVGDLNKEAKKIVLENILDLIGESARGEIATFGDGPVEIRETRKRGGITIGVASDEKKRFGLNAVKRTRLIKAGADIIIPDFTQSEKLLKLLNII
- a CDS encoding sodium/solute symporter (Members of the Solute:Sodium Symporter (SSS), TC 2.A.21 as described in tcdb.org, catalyze solute:Na+ symport. Known solutes for members of the family include sugars, amino acids, nucleosides, inositols, vitamins, urea or anions, depending on the system.), coding for MNLSLTFLDWFVLSVVMIGSLSYGMYMAWRKKAGRDSSSFFLGGRSIKWPIIGASLFATNIGAEHLVGLSGDSYRYGLSAGFVELTTPITLGIACAILFPYYMKNKIFTIPEFLEIRYNRRARTFFSGLMLVISIMTKLAFTLFAGALVLNSILGWNIMTTILYIGLIVAVFTIIGGFTAVAYTDAIQTIIMIGGATIMLFIGLDKVGGFSGLMDKVPQMMSVAKPYDDPAYPFWGILATAFYAGVFYWGMDQVNVQRVLAAPDLKNARWGSMFAVLLKLLPVFIFALPGVIAFALYPGELQGDATKQTFVLLLDRLLPAGLKGLIMASLLAALITSLIGVLNSVSTLVVRDFIVEFRPDFPEKKQVQFGRIAIIAITILGIGAAYMVYKNEEGLYKYLQTISAYLVIPIFPAILFGIISKKVTLKAATVSVIVGVIIATIFVVDQLIGPEAGKAIFPFLHHKLTLNFGYRGLWAEIFITIVLFAVSAFTEKTSAEKLEKTTIDYSARIARFEGLKDWRLHLLVFSVITLLVIIWLK
- a CDS encoding AGE family epimerase/isomerase, with amino-acid sequence MKKEELIKYRDEAFNHLTTELLPFWTARMKDEVNGGFITHFDIKGNDSGEDEKSLIAQTRCIYTLSSAHRAGYGGGKLAELARHGVDFMINKMWDNTYGGFFWMMDRKGNVKIDQKIIYGQSFAIYCLSEYTLATGDKRGIEYAGKVFDLLQKYCVDSMYGGYWEMFQRDWTLRGPGSQGGDRKTLDVHMHLMEAFTALYECTGLDVHRRKLLEVIDILLYRIIHPVYKTGIPQFFKDWSIAPQIKFDIIWGWDRFSAEGHKTNETDNTCYGHNAEFAWLLLHALDVLKKDYKEYNETFKIIYDHTVDNGIDTEFGGVYVEGPHSGGVYDREKEFWQQAEVLIGLLDACIITKNDNYWEAYKNVHRFVMDKFVNKGVGEWFPLLTRRGEPIWTHMGHSWKINYHTVRAMVQSIRRLELLIKSLE